GGGGGTTTACGCTGCTTGCGAGGGATGGCGGGGCGCGGCGGGGGCGATTGCAGCTAACGCACGGGGTCGTCGAGACGCCCTGCTTCATGCCGGTGGGAACGGCCGCGACAGTAAAGGCTTTGACGCCGGGCGACCTGGAGCGCGCCGGCGCGCAGATGGTGCTTGCGAACACGTACCATCTCTGGTTGCGACCCGGAATCGAAACGCTCGAAGCGGCCGGCGGCCTTCATCGCTTCATGGCGTGGGAGCATCCGATCCTCACCGATTCGGGCGGCTTTCAAGTCTTCAGCCTCGAGAGCCGCCGCGAACTGGACGACGAGGGGGTAACCTTTCGCTCGCACCTCGACGGAAGCGCGCATCGTTTCACTCCCGAAAACGTCGTCGCCTTTCAAGAGCGCATCGGCAGCGACGTCGCGATGGTGCTCGACGTTTGCGTGAAGTTACCCGCGACGCGAGAGAAGGTCGAAGAATCGGTTCGGCTGACCACGCAGTGGGCGCGGCGCTCCGCCGGCGCATCCGCGAGCGACGCGACCGCACTCTTTGCCATCGTGCAGGGCGGCCTCGACCTTCCCTTACGCGAGCGCAGCGCCCGAGACTTGGTCGAACTCGACTTTCCCGGATACGCGATCGGCGGTCTCTCGGTCGGTGAGACGCGCGCAGAAATGTACGCAGCGGCACGCCGCACGGCGGCACTGCTGCCGGCGTCGA
This genomic window from Candidatus Cybelea sp. contains:
- the tgt gene encoding tRNA guanosine(34) transglycosylase Tgt yields the protein MQLTHGVVETPCFMPVGTAATVKALTPGDLERAGAQMVLANTYHLWLRPGIETLEAAGGLHRFMAWEHPILTDSGGFQVFSLESRRELDDEGVTFRSHLDGSAHRFTPENVVAFQERIGSDVAMVLDVCVKLPATREKVEESVRLTTQWARRSAGASASDATALFAIVQGGLDLPLRERSARDLVELDFPGYAIGGLSVGETRAEMYAAARRTAALLPASKPRYLMGVGTVDDLLEAIDAGLDLFDCVYPTRCGRNGRAMTHDGELNLFNAAFVRDIAPLDTECDCSVCGTYSRAYLAHLFRAKEMLGARLLSYHNVYLLGALMREAREAIGANRWTQFRDRRLRRVL